The Candidatus Mycolicibacterium alkanivorans genome contains a region encoding:
- a CDS encoding HypC/HybG/HupF family hydrogenase formation chaperone → MCLGIPGRVVSMIEGYGGQLALVDVAGEARRVNIGMLPDETFSAGDWVIIHMGFVVEKTDARGAEAAMTGLRLMGSGLDEQP, encoded by the coding sequence ATGTGCCTCGGTATCCCGGGTCGGGTGGTGTCGATGATCGAGGGCTACGGCGGACAACTCGCCCTCGTCGACGTCGCCGGTGAAGCGCGGCGGGTCAACATCGGCATGCTGCCCGACGAAACCTTCAGCGCCGGCGACTGGGTGATCATCCACATGGGCTTCGTCGTCGAGAAGACCGACGCGCGCGGCGCCGAGGCGGCGATGACCGGGCTGCGACTGATGGGCAGCGGACTCGACGAGCAGCCGTGA
- a CDS encoding hydrogenase maturation protease, with translation MTDRILIAGVGNIFLGDDGFGPEVIRRLEDRFGDDTVRVTDYGIGGMHLAYDLLEDWSALILVDALPNRGSPGLLHVFDADHESLGATSALDAHAMDPGTVFASLRALGGIAPRTIVVGCEALDTDDGIDLSQPVRAALPAAVQAVQAAVAILRGRPAAREA, from the coding sequence GTGACCGACCGCATACTGATCGCCGGCGTCGGCAACATCTTCCTCGGCGACGACGGCTTCGGCCCCGAAGTGATCCGCCGGCTCGAGGATCGCTTCGGCGACGACACTGTCCGGGTCACCGACTACGGCATCGGCGGCATGCACCTGGCCTACGACCTGCTGGAGGACTGGTCGGCGCTGATCCTCGTCGATGCCCTGCCGAATCGCGGATCGCCAGGCCTGCTGCACGTGTTCGACGCCGACCATGAATCGCTCGGCGCCACTTCAGCGTTGGACGCGCACGCAATGGACCCCGGCACGGTGTTCGCCAGCCTGCGCGCTCTCGGCGGCATCGCGCCGCGGACCATCGTCGTCGGATGCGAGGCCCTCGACACCGACGACGGCATCGACCTGAGCCAGCCGGTGCGCGCAGCGCTGCCCGCCGCTGTGCAGGCGGTCCAGGCGGCCGTGGCGATACTGCGCGGCCGGCCCGCAGCACGGGAGGCGTGA
- a CDS encoding DUF6390 family protein encodes MTTDKPGWELFARYAFPPNELGYCGPPDSSVLLRRGGHTEIAELAAGFEGAWPYLEEIATAIGARSPLDTEVVRSYWIGGPQVAAVDRARLWSRLGTVFANQPTGVLDTVGGKAVAHHSFHVFVVYPWVRFLHLDPSTPLRILQSCRIRWGTVESVDDEQVVMVSRPLRFDDGALRLGEDTTESACWSRDGTSLAPAPRRGDTVAAHWDWICDRLDADEVAFLEQATVATLDIVNAAFPAAAAATRDPCGVGCQSPGP; translated from the coding sequence GTGACCACCGACAAGCCCGGCTGGGAGCTGTTCGCCCGCTACGCATTCCCGCCCAACGAACTCGGCTACTGCGGGCCGCCCGACTCCTCGGTCCTGCTGCGCCGCGGTGGCCACACCGAGATCGCCGAACTCGCGGCCGGTTTCGAGGGTGCCTGGCCCTACCTCGAGGAGATCGCCACCGCCATCGGCGCCCGCAGCCCACTCGACACCGAGGTGGTGCGCAGCTACTGGATCGGCGGGCCGCAGGTGGCCGCCGTCGACAGGGCGAGACTATGGAGCCGGTTGGGCACGGTGTTCGCCAACCAGCCCACCGGCGTGCTGGATACGGTCGGCGGCAAAGCGGTGGCTCACCACAGCTTCCACGTCTTCGTCGTCTACCCATGGGTGCGCTTCCTGCACCTCGACCCGTCCACCCCGTTGCGAATCCTGCAGTCCTGCCGGATTCGTTGGGGCACAGTGGAATCTGTCGACGATGAACAAGTCGTCATGGTTTCACGGCCGCTGCGGTTCGACGACGGCGCGCTGAGACTGGGCGAGGACACCACCGAGTCCGCGTGCTGGAGCCGCGACGGCACCTCCCTGGCACCGGCACCCCGGCGGGGTGACACGGTCGCGGCGCACTGGGACTGGATCTGCGATCGCCTCGACGCCGACGAGGTCGCCTTCCTGGAACAGGCCACCGTCGCGACGCTGGACATTGTGAACGCCGCATTCCCGGCGGCGGCCGCGGCGACCAGGGATCCGTGCGGGGTGGGTTGCCAGTCCCCCGGTCCGTAG
- a CDS encoding class I SAM-dependent methyltransferase: MSATIIDRELEAKHRAVWALGDYRAVADDLVLPLGSELVAAAGIQSGDRVLDVAAGTGSAAFAAAALGARVIASDLCPELLEHGRAAAAARGADVEFREANAEALPFADGEFDAVISSIGVMFAPHHQRAADELIRVCRPGGTVAVLSWTPSGFIGQMFATMKPYLPAPPPGVQPAPLWGDEAHVRTLFGDRVDGIGRRRGALAVGRFSDGAAFRDYFKANYGPIVSAYQSIDDENAAALDAELAALGDRALADSPTMQWEYLVLTARRR, encoded by the coding sequence ATGAGTGCAACCATCATCGACCGAGAACTGGAAGCCAAACACCGCGCGGTGTGGGCGCTGGGTGACTACCGCGCCGTCGCCGACGACCTGGTCCTTCCGCTGGGATCGGAACTCGTTGCGGCAGCCGGAATCCAGTCCGGTGACCGGGTGCTCGACGTCGCAGCCGGCACCGGTAGCGCGGCATTCGCCGCCGCCGCCCTCGGAGCCCGCGTCATCGCAAGTGATCTATGCCCCGAGCTGTTGGAGCACGGGCGGGCGGCAGCGGCTGCCCGCGGCGCGGATGTGGAGTTCCGCGAAGCCAACGCCGAAGCGCTGCCGTTCGCCGACGGCGAGTTCGACGCGGTCATCTCCAGTATCGGCGTCATGTTCGCCCCGCATCATCAGCGGGCGGCCGACGAACTGATCCGCGTGTGCCGCCCGGGAGGAACCGTCGCGGTGCTCAGCTGGACTCCGAGCGGATTCATCGGGCAGATGTTCGCGACGATGAAGCCGTACCTGCCTGCTCCGCCGCCCGGGGTGCAGCCGGCACCGCTGTGGGGCGACGAGGCCCACGTCCGCACGTTGTTCGGTGACCGGGTGGACGGCATCGGCCGCCGGCGCGGTGCGCTGGCGGTCGGCAGATTCAGCGACGGCGCGGCGTTCCGGGACTACTTCAAGGCCAACTACGGTCCGATAGTCTCGGCTTACCAGTCCATCGATGACGAGAACGCCGCCGCACTAGACGCGGAACTGGCCGCGCTCGGTGACCGTGCACTGGCCGATTCGCCGACCATGCAGTGGGAGTACCTGGTTCTCACCGCCCGGCGGCGCTGA
- a CDS encoding DUF6893 family small protein: MEVVGWIATIIVALIVLAGVVIGVRSIPDVQRYLRMRRM, translated from the coding sequence ATGGAGGTCGTAGGGTGGATCGCCACGATCATCGTGGCGCTGATCGTCCTGGCCGGTGTGGTGATCGGGGTCCGGTCGATACCCGACGTTCAGCGCTACTTGCGGATGCGGCGCATGTAG
- a CDS encoding winged helix-turn-helix transcriptional regulator yields MATYGQFCPVAKAMELLDERWTMLVVRELLQGSAHFNDLHRGVPKMSPALLSKRLKSLTHAGLVKRTEIDGRSSYSLTESGQELSGVVDALGAWGVRWIGNLGDEDLDPHLLMWDIQRNIPIDSWPRARTTVAFELGGVAPKASRWWLVVSEGRADICDVDPGYDVAATVATSLRTLTLIWRGDVSWSRALLDRSAAVSGTTEARKALPHWIGQSKLAAIPRPV; encoded by the coding sequence ATGGCGACCTATGGACAATTCTGCCCGGTCGCCAAGGCGATGGAACTGCTCGACGAACGCTGGACGATGCTGGTGGTACGCGAATTGCTGCAGGGCAGCGCACATTTCAACGATCTGCACCGAGGTGTACCCAAGATGTCGCCGGCGTTGCTGTCCAAGCGCTTGAAGTCGCTGACGCATGCGGGCCTTGTCAAGCGCACCGAGATCGACGGGCGTAGCAGCTACTCGCTGACCGAGTCCGGGCAGGAGTTGTCCGGTGTGGTGGACGCGTTGGGGGCCTGGGGCGTGCGGTGGATCGGCAACCTCGGTGACGAAGACCTGGATCCGCATCTGCTGATGTGGGACATCCAGCGCAACATCCCGATCGACAGCTGGCCGCGGGCGCGGACCACGGTGGCCTTCGAATTGGGCGGAGTGGCGCCGAAGGCGTCCCGTTGGTGGCTGGTGGTCTCCGAGGGCCGCGCCGACATCTGCGATGTTGACCCAGGCTACGACGTCGCCGCCACGGTCGCGACGAGCCTTCGCACACTGACCCTGATCTGGCGTGGCGACGTGTCGTGGTCGCGGGCGCTGCTCGACCGCAGCGCCGCGGTGTCGGGCACCACCGAGGCCCGAAAGGCGTTGCCGCACTGGATCGGACAGTCCAAGCTTGCCGCGATACCGCGCCCGGTGTGA
- a CDS encoding molybdopterin-dependent oxidoreductase produces MARTSTGLRMGAGVAAAAAALGVAQLLAVFFSPAADARTAVGTAVINLTPGPVKEWAIQTFGTADKLFLSVMVIVMIGVLAAVAALGERSRIPTGTLAILAGAVAGSAAVLALPGARPVDIIPTLIGAVCGIAVLRLLTSGRIAEGRATASMEAAGVDPGRRLSLVTLGFAGVGLLSGVGGAVIGRGLRSVSGDRDSFALPAVKSPAPPIPADVQPQGVQLPNFITSNADFYRIDTALRVPQLSRADWRLRIHGMVDREVTYTFEDLRKFEPIEKVVTLTCVSNPVGGDLISNATWTGYRVRDLLRDSGIHADADMVLSTSIDGFTAGTPVEALSDGRDSMLAIGMNGVPLPVEHGYPARLVVPGLYGFVSATKWVTDLELTRFDRTQAYWTKLGWSERAPIKTESRIDVPRDGQKVPVGPVTFGGVAWAQSRGIQSVQVRIDDGPWQFARLGASYSNDTWRLWSFPWQATAPGTHTITARATDNTGATQTQDQATPAPDGATGWPSVSFEVR; encoded by the coding sequence ATGGCCCGAACCAGCACCGGTCTTCGGATGGGCGCCGGCGTCGCCGCGGCCGCGGCGGCGCTCGGTGTGGCCCAGCTGCTTGCGGTCTTCTTCTCCCCTGCCGCCGACGCGCGCACAGCGGTCGGAACCGCGGTGATCAACCTGACGCCGGGTCCGGTCAAGGAGTGGGCGATCCAGACCTTCGGCACCGCCGACAAGTTGTTCTTGTCGGTGATGGTGATCGTGATGATCGGGGTGTTGGCCGCCGTTGCCGCGCTCGGGGAGCGCTCCCGCATCCCGACGGGCACGCTGGCGATCCTGGCCGGCGCGGTCGCCGGCAGTGCCGCGGTGCTGGCGCTTCCGGGGGCTCGGCCGGTCGACATCATCCCCACCCTCATCGGCGCGGTCTGCGGGATTGCGGTGCTGCGGCTGCTGACGTCCGGACGGATCGCTGAGGGCCGCGCGACGGCCTCGATGGAGGCCGCCGGGGTCGATCCCGGCCGGCGCCTGTCACTGGTGACCCTCGGCTTCGCCGGAGTCGGTCTGCTCAGTGGTGTCGGCGGCGCGGTGATCGGCCGAGGGCTGCGCTCGGTCTCCGGTGACCGCGACAGCTTCGCGCTGCCCGCGGTGAAGTCGCCGGCCCCGCCGATCCCCGCCGACGTTCAGCCGCAGGGCGTACAGCTGCCGAACTTCATCACCAGCAACGCCGACTTCTACCGGATCGACACCGCGCTGAGGGTTCCCCAGCTGTCGCGAGCAGACTGGCGGCTGCGTATCCACGGCATGGTCGACCGTGAGGTGACTTACACCTTCGAGGACCTGCGGAAGTTCGAGCCCATCGAGAAGGTGGTCACGCTGACCTGCGTGTCCAACCCCGTAGGTGGCGACCTGATATCCAATGCCACCTGGACCGGCTATCGGGTGCGAGACCTGCTGCGCGACAGTGGAATTCACGCGGACGCCGACATGGTGCTGTCGACCTCCATCGACGGGTTCACGGCCGGCACCCCGGTCGAGGCGCTGTCCGACGGGCGCGACTCGATGCTGGCGATCGGGATGAACGGTGTGCCGCTGCCGGTCGAACACGGCTATCCGGCTCGACTGGTGGTGCCCGGCTTGTACGGCTTCGTCTCGGCCACCAAGTGGGTCACCGATCTGGAGTTGACCCGCTTCGACCGGACCCAGGCGTACTGGACCAAGCTCGGCTGGTCCGAGCGTGCCCCGATCAAGACCGAGTCGCGCATCGACGTGCCCCGCGACGGCCAGAAGGTGCCGGTCGGGCCGGTCACCTTCGGCGGGGTCGCCTGGGCGCAGAGCCGCGGGATCCAGTCCGTCCAGGTCCGCATCGACGACGGGCCGTGGCAGTTCGCCCGCCTTGGTGCGTCGTATTCGAACGACACCTGGCGGCTGTGGAGCTTCCCGTGGCAGGCCACTGCCCCCGGGACACACACCATCACCGCCCGCGCCACCGACAACACCGGCGCGACGCAGACCCAGGATCAGGCCACCCCGGCTCCGGACGGGGCGACGGGATGGCCGTCGGTCTCCTTCGAAGTGCGCTGA
- a CDS encoding ATP-binding protein yields the protein MPPWRLRDYHDEDLDQAIQVWDQSRTPGSGEPVFTVAEVMAAARAGQPAVVAEVGDEVVGMAVAQTQGERAWIQLVALSSRWRHRGIGSALLSDLERRLRSQGVRRICAVLPEGATGAAAMENSGYARREGLVYFEMLEHMGLDQANLLDELGGRLLPPGLFDDMAGMEQEKQIIERRIVDPLAHPEIAERYGVQPPKAVILFGPPGTGKTSFAKAIASRLGWPFVELFPSRLAATGNGGLAASLREAFAELAELDELVLFIDEVEEIATARTGASTAGLGVTNELLKLIPAFRQKDSRLLVCATNAVHSLDSAFLRPGRFDYVIPIGPPDQPARRAVWQRYLGKACVHVDVDRLVSASEFFTPADIEFAARKGAQAAFEREMRDGRGEPATTADYLDAIGEIRPTLTAEMLAEFERGKAEFARV from the coding sequence ATGCCACCGTGGCGCCTGCGCGACTACCACGACGAAGACCTGGATCAGGCCATTCAGGTCTGGGATCAGAGCCGCACACCCGGCTCGGGTGAGCCGGTGTTCACCGTCGCCGAGGTGATGGCCGCCGCCCGTGCCGGACAGCCCGCGGTGGTCGCCGAGGTCGGCGACGAGGTGGTCGGCATGGCGGTGGCACAGACGCAGGGCGAGCGCGCGTGGATCCAGCTGGTGGCGCTGAGCTCGCGGTGGCGGCACCGCGGCATCGGCAGCGCACTGCTCAGTGACCTCGAGCGGCGGCTGCGCTCGCAGGGGGTGCGCCGGATCTGCGCGGTGCTGCCCGAGGGCGCCACCGGCGCGGCGGCGATGGAGAATTCCGGTTACGCCCGCCGGGAGGGACTGGTCTATTTCGAGATGCTCGAGCACATGGGCCTGGATCAGGCCAACCTGCTCGACGAGCTCGGCGGCCGCCTGCTGCCACCCGGCCTGTTCGACGACATGGCCGGCATGGAGCAGGAAAAGCAGATCATCGAACGCCGCATCGTCGACCCGCTGGCTCATCCGGAGATCGCCGAACGCTACGGCGTCCAGCCCCCGAAGGCGGTGATCCTGTTCGGCCCGCCCGGCACCGGGAAGACCAGCTTTGCCAAGGCGATCGCGTCGCGGCTGGGCTGGCCGTTTGTGGAGCTGTTCCCGTCCCGGCTGGCGGCCACCGGCAACGGCGGCCTTGCCGCTTCGTTGCGCGAGGCGTTCGCCGAACTGGCCGAGCTCGACGAGCTGGTCCTCTTCATCGACGAGGTCGAGGAGATCGCCACCGCGCGGACCGGAGCCTCGACCGCAGGGCTGGGTGTGACCAACGAGCTGCTGAAGCTGATTCCGGCGTTTCGGCAGAAGGACAGCCGGCTGCTGGTGTGCGCCACCAACGCCGTGCACTCGCTGGACTCGGCGTTCCTCCGGCCGGGCCGGTTCGACTACGTGATCCCGATCGGGCCGCCCGATCAGCCGGCCCGCCGGGCGGTGTGGCAGCGCTACCTCGGCAAGGCCTGCGTGCACGTCGACGTCGACCGGCTGGTCTCGGCCTCGGAGTTCTTCACACCGGCCGACATCGAGTTCGCCGCCCGCAAGGGAGCCCAGGCGGCCTTCGAGCGTGAGATGCGTGACGGCCGCGGCGAGCCCGCCACCACCGCGGACTATCTCGACGCGATCGGTGAGATCAGGCCGACGTTGACTGCTGAGATGCTGGCCGAATTCGAGCGCGGCAAGGCCGAATTCGCGCGGGTCTAG
- a CDS encoding carbon starvation CstA family protein, whose product MSSPTAAPSEPLEETRGDVTFVRTDKDLPPVAIIDHTPITTRHKLIFGAVAVLGAIAWAIIAFFRGETVNAVWFVIAAICTYVIGYRFYARLIEMKIACPRDDHATPAEVMENGTDYMPTDRRVLFGHHFAAIAGAGPLVGPVLATQMGYLPGTIWIIFGAVFAGCVQDYLVLSISSRRRGRSLGQMARDELGAVGGAAAIIGVLVIMVILLAVLALVVVNALAESPWGVFSIATTIPIAIFMGLYLRFFRPGRVSEISLIGVVLLLLAVVAGGWVAGTDWGTEWFTLSKVTLSWCIIIYGLAASVLPVWFLLAPRDYLSTFMKVGTIALLAVGIVLARPVMEAPAISQFATSGAGPVFAGSLFPFLFITIACGALSGFHSLISSGTTPKLLEKESQMRLIGYGGMLTESFVAIMALITASILNQHLYFAINAPSAATGATAETAAKYLNGLGLAGAPITPGQITDAAESMGEESIISRTGGAPTLAFGMAEVLHQVFGGSALKAFWYHFAIMFEALFILTTVDAGTRVARFMLSDGLANLGGPLRRLHNPSWRVGAWVCSIIVVAAWGSILLMGVTDPLGGINTLFPLFGIANQLLAAIALTVVTVVVIKKGLLKWASIPGVPLLWDLVVTLTASWQKIFSGDPKLGYWTQHFQYRAAQEAGKTAFGSAKSANQLHEVVRNTFIQGTLSIVFAVVVIIVVAAGVVMAVRSIRGGGRPLAEETPVPSKIFGPSSLFATPVEKEVQKQWDALPAPHAKSVGTSAH is encoded by the coding sequence GTGTCTTCACCGACCGCCGCGCCGTCGGAACCCCTTGAGGAGACGAGAGGCGACGTCACCTTCGTCCGCACCGACAAGGACCTGCCGCCGGTGGCGATCATCGACCACACGCCGATCACCACCCGGCACAAGCTGATCTTCGGCGCCGTCGCCGTCCTCGGTGCGATCGCGTGGGCGATCATCGCGTTCTTCCGCGGCGAGACGGTCAACGCGGTGTGGTTCGTCATCGCAGCGATCTGCACCTACGTCATCGGCTACCGGTTCTACGCCCGGCTGATCGAGATGAAGATCGCGTGCCCGCGTGACGACCACGCGACACCCGCGGAGGTCATGGAAAACGGCACCGACTACATGCCGACCGACCGGCGGGTGCTCTTCGGCCACCACTTCGCCGCCATCGCCGGAGCGGGGCCGTTGGTCGGTCCGGTGCTGGCCACCCAGATGGGGTATCTGCCCGGCACCATCTGGATCATCTTCGGCGCGGTCTTCGCCGGCTGCGTACAGGACTATCTGGTGCTGTCGATCTCGAGCCGGCGGCGCGGTCGCTCGCTGGGGCAGATGGCACGCGACGAACTCGGCGCCGTCGGTGGCGCAGCGGCCATCATCGGCGTCCTGGTCATCATGGTCATCCTGCTGGCGGTGCTGGCGCTGGTGGTGGTCAACGCGCTGGCCGAAAGTCCCTGGGGCGTCTTCTCGATCGCGACGACGATCCCGATCGCCATCTTCATGGGCCTGTACCTCCGGTTCTTCCGCCCCGGCCGGGTCTCGGAAATCTCACTCATCGGCGTCGTGCTGCTGCTGCTCGCGGTCGTCGCTGGCGGGTGGGTGGCCGGAACCGACTGGGGCACAGAGTGGTTCACACTCTCGAAGGTGACGCTGTCGTGGTGCATCATCATCTACGGCCTGGCGGCCTCGGTGCTGCCGGTGTGGTTCCTGCTGGCGCCGCGCGACTATCTGTCGACGTTCATGAAGGTCGGCACCATCGCGCTGCTGGCGGTGGGCATCGTGCTGGCCCGCCCGGTGATGGAGGCCCCGGCGATCTCACAGTTCGCCACGAGCGGGGCCGGGCCGGTGTTCGCCGGCTCGCTGTTCCCGTTCCTGTTCATCACGATCGCCTGCGGTGCGCTGTCGGGCTTCCATTCGCTGATCTCCTCGGGCACCACGCCCAAGCTGCTGGAGAAGGAAAGCCAGATGCGGCTGATCGGCTACGGCGGCATGCTCACCGAGTCGTTCGTGGCGATCATGGCGTTGATCACCGCCTCGATCCTCAACCAGCACTTGTACTTTGCGATCAACGCGCCGTCGGCGGCGACAGGCGCAACTGCGGAGACCGCCGCCAAGTACCTCAACGGCCTCGGGCTGGCCGGCGCGCCGATCACTCCCGGGCAGATCACCGACGCCGCCGAGAGCATGGGCGAGGAATCGATCATCTCCCGCACCGGCGGCGCGCCGACGCTGGCGTTCGGGATGGCCGAGGTTCTGCACCAGGTGTTCGGCGGAAGCGCGCTCAAGGCGTTCTGGTATCACTTCGCGATCATGTTCGAGGCGCTGTTCATCCTCACCACCGTCGACGCCGGAACCCGGGTGGCGCGGTTCATGCTGTCCGACGGACTGGCCAATCTCGGCGGCCCACTGCGGCGGCTGCACAACCCGAGCTGGCGGGTCGGCGCCTGGGTGTGCAGCATCATCGTCGTCGCCGCGTGGGGGTCCATCCTGCTGATGGGCGTGACCGATCCGCTGGGTGGAATCAACACGCTGTTCCCGCTTTTCGGCATCGCCAACCAGCTGCTGGCCGCGATCGCACTGACGGTGGTGACCGTGGTGGTGATCAAGAAGGGCCTGCTGAAATGGGCTTCGATTCCCGGTGTACCGCTGCTGTGGGACCTCGTCGTGACGTTGACCGCGTCCTGGCAGAAGATCTTCTCCGGCGATCCCAAGCTGGGCTACTGGACGCAGCACTTCCAGTACCGCGCCGCCCAGGAGGCTGGCAAGACGGCGTTCGGGTCGGCCAAGAGCGCCAACCAGCTTCACGAGGTGGTTCGCAACACCTTCATCCAGGGCACACTGTCGATCGTGTTCGCGGTCGTGGTGATCATCGTGGTCGCGGCCGGCGTGGTCATGGCCGTGCGCTCGATCCGCGGTGGTGGACGTCCGCTCGCCGAGGAAACCCCGGTACCGTCGAAGATCTTCGGGCCGTCGAGTCTGTTCGCCACCCCAGTCGAGAAGGAGGTGCAGAAGCAATGGGACGCGCTTCCCGCGCCGCACGCCAAATCCGTTGGTACATCAGCGCATTGA
- the cmaA1 gene encoding cyclopropane mycolic acid synthase CmaA1 produces MAKPPDDLTPHFEDVQAHYDLSDDFFRLFLDPTQTYSCAYFERDDMTLEEAQLAKIDLALGKLGLRPGMTLLDVGCGWGATMLRALERYDANVVGLTLSKNQAGHVQQLFDAAGGARSKRVLLEGWEQFGEPVDRIVSIGAFEHFGHERYDAFFAWAYRALPADGVMLLHTITGLHPNETAARGLPLTFEFARFIKFMVTEIFPGGRLPSIPMVEDRATAAGFEVTRVQSLQPHYVRTLDLWAAALEARRDEAIAIQSEEVYDRYMKYLTGCAKMFRIGYIDVDQFTLEKAR; encoded by the coding sequence GTGGCTAAACCTCCGGACGATCTGACCCCGCACTTCGAGGACGTACAGGCGCATTACGACCTGTCCGACGACTTCTTCCGGCTGTTCTTGGATCCGACCCAGACCTATAGCTGTGCGTACTTCGAGCGCGATGACATGACGCTGGAGGAGGCGCAGCTCGCCAAGATCGACCTGGCGCTGGGCAAGCTGGGCCTGCGGCCCGGGATGACGCTGCTCGACGTGGGCTGCGGCTGGGGCGCGACGATGTTGCGCGCGCTGGAGCGCTACGACGCCAACGTCGTCGGGCTGACTCTGAGCAAGAACCAGGCCGGCCACGTCCAGCAGCTGTTCGACGCCGCCGGCGGTGCCCGCTCCAAACGCGTTCTCCTGGAGGGCTGGGAGCAGTTCGGCGAGCCCGTCGACCGCATCGTGTCCATCGGCGCGTTCGAGCATTTCGGGCACGAGCGTTACGACGCGTTCTTCGCCTGGGCCTACCGGGCGCTGCCGGCCGACGGTGTCATGCTGCTGCACACCATCACAGGCCTACACCCGAACGAGACGGCCGCACGCGGCTTGCCGCTGACGTTCGAGTTCGCCCGCTTCATCAAATTCATGGTGACCGAAATCTTCCCCGGCGGCCGGCTGCCGTCGATCCCGATGGTGGAAGACCGTGCCACCGCAGCAGGTTTCGAGGTGACGCGCGTCCAGTCCCTGCAGCCGCACTACGTCCGCACCCTCGACCTGTGGGCCGCCGCGCTGGAAGCCCGCCGCGACGAGGCGATCGCGATCCAGTCCGAAGAGGTCTACGACCGGTACATGAAGTACCTCACCGGCTGCGCGAAGATGTTCCGCATCGGCTACATCGACGTCGATCAGTTCACCCTCGAGAAGGCGCGGTAA
- a CDS encoding CstA-like transporter-associated (seleno)protein, translating into MGDSRYRRYVEHRLRTHPGEPVLSEAEYWRMRHHATDTSPTARCC; encoded by the coding sequence ATGGGTGACAGCCGCTACCGGCGCTACGTCGAGCACCGCCTCCGCACCCACCCCGGCGAACCGGTGCTCAGCGAGGCCGAGTACTGGCGGATGCGCCATCACGCCACCGACACCAGCCCGACGGCGCGCTGCTGCTAG
- a CDS encoding integrase catalytic domain-containing protein: MEGKIDMAARRQVANKLRGQYRKASKADKTKILDRVVATTGMGRSTARRMLTGPRLPEPAEQVDGRRLRARGFSDDARALLEHVWALMGMPCGKYLVVMVELWLPLLAAASDLDKPFATEAAVAELKAMSAATVDRYLKPARDRMRIKGISTTKPSPLLRNSIAIRTCADEAPDAPGVIEADTVAHCGPTLIGEFARTLTMTDLVTGWTENCSIRNNASKWILEGIEELQERFPFDLVIFDSDCGSEFINHEVADWLQDRDIAQTRSRPYQKNDQAHVESKNNHVVRKHAFYWRYDTPAELELLNRLWPMVSLRLNFFTPTKKPVGYTTTANGRRKRIYDKPATPWQRLQASEHIDTQQLSNVAARIEGINPADLTRQINTIQMQLLDLAKAKTEALAAARHTDLQALDPSINRLAKAK, encoded by the coding sequence GTGGAAGGCAAGATCGACATGGCTGCGAGGCGGCAGGTAGCCAACAAGCTGCGAGGTCAGTACCGCAAGGCGTCCAAGGCGGACAAGACCAAGATCCTGGATCGGGTGGTGGCCACCACGGGGATGGGCCGCTCGACGGCCCGGCGGATGCTGACCGGCCCGAGACTGCCGGAGCCGGCCGAGCAGGTCGACGGGCGCAGGTTGCGGGCGCGGGGCTTCAGTGACGACGCCAGGGCGCTTTTGGAGCACGTGTGGGCCTTGATGGGCATGCCGTGCGGCAAGTACCTGGTGGTCATGGTCGAACTATGGCTGCCGCTGCTGGCCGCCGCCAGTGATCTTGACAAACCGTTCGCCACCGAAGCGGCCGTGGCGGAGCTGAAGGCGATGAGCGCAGCCACCGTGGACCGCTACCTCAAACCCGCCCGAGACCGGATGCGCATCAAGGGCATCTCGACGACGAAACCCTCACCGCTGCTGCGTAATTCGATCGCCATCCGCACCTGCGCTGATGAGGCGCCTGATGCCCCGGGGGTGATCGAGGCCGACACCGTGGCGCACTGCGGCCCGACGTTGATCGGCGAATTCGCCCGCACCCTGACGATGACCGACCTGGTGACCGGCTGGACCGAGAACTGCTCGATCCGCAACAACGCCTCCAAGTGGATCCTCGAGGGCATCGAGGAACTGCAGGAGCGCTTCCCGTTCGATCTGGTGATTTTCGATTCGGACTGCGGGTCTGAGTTCATCAATCACGAAGTCGCCGACTGGCTGCAGGACCGCGACATCGCCCAGACTCGATCGCGGCCGTACCAGAAGAACGACCAGGCCCACGTCGAGTCCAAGAACAACCATGTGGTGCGCAAACACGCGTTCTACTGGCGCTATGACACCCCGGCGGAGCTGGAACTGCTCAACCGGCTGTGGCCGATGGTGTCGCTGCGCCTGAACTTCTTCACCCCGACGAAAAAGCCCGTCGGCTACACCACCACCGCCAACGGCCGCCGCAAGCGCATCTACGACAAGCCAGCCACCCCGTGGCAGCGCCTGCAGGCATCGGAACATATTGATACACAACAACTCTCGAACGTGGCCGCGCGAATCGAAGGCATCAACCCGGCCGATCTGACCCGACAGATCAACACCATCCAAATGCAACTGCTGGACCTGGCCAAGGCCAAGACCGAGGCCCTCGCCGCCGCACGCCACACCGACCTGCAAGCATTGGACCCGTCAATCAACCGATTGGCCAAGGCGAAGTAA